A window from Leptothermofonsia sichuanensis E412 encodes these proteins:
- the nadC gene encoding carboxylating nicotinate-nucleotide diphosphorylase: MKTPFAAVLPPFLLLDQHLQSWLLEDIGRGDRTTQTLFISRNKIGQAVWVAKETGVIAGLPIAARVFQLLAPQTTLMPEVAEGEACERGQAIATLEGPLEALLVGERTALNLAMRLSGIATMTRKYVALIEDLPAQLVDTRKTTPGLRLLEKYATQVGGAVNHRMGLDDAVMIKDNHIAAVGGIGKAIAQVRAGIPYPLRIEVETENLEMVQEALEHGADIIMLDNMSLEMMRQAVEIIRRTNQLIKIEASGNVTLETIRPIAETGIDYISSSAPVTRSTWLDLSMKIR; this comes from the coding sequence ATGAAAACTCCCTTTGCTGCTGTCTTGCCGCCATTTCTGCTGCTCGATCAACATTTGCAGAGCTGGTTACTGGAAGACATTGGGCGGGGCGATCGCACCACCCAAACTCTTTTCATCTCACGTAACAAAATCGGGCAAGCTGTCTGGGTTGCTAAAGAGACAGGGGTTATTGCGGGACTGCCGATCGCAGCCCGGGTGTTTCAGTTGCTTGCCCCCCAGACAACCCTGATGCCTGAAGTAGCGGAGGGTGAGGCTTGCGAGCGAGGACAGGCGATCGCAACTCTGGAAGGCCCTCTGGAAGCATTACTGGTGGGTGAACGCACAGCCCTCAATCTGGCAATGCGGTTGAGCGGCATTGCAACCATGACCCGCAAGTATGTGGCTCTGATTGAGGATTTGCCCGCTCAACTGGTGGATACCCGCAAAACGACACCGGGACTGAGGCTGTTAGAGAAGTATGCCACCCAGGTTGGGGGAGCGGTGAACCATCGAATGGGACTGGATGATGCAGTGATGATTAAGGATAATCATATTGCGGCGGTGGGTGGGATTGGGAAGGCGATCGCTCAGGTTCGTGCAGGTATCCCTTACCCACTCAGAATTGAAGTAGAAACGGAGAATCTGGAAATGGTGCAGGAAGCTCTGGAGCACGGAGCAGACATCATTATGCTGGATAATATGTCGCTGGAGATGATGCGGCAGGCGGTTGAAATAATTCGTCGGACGAATCAGCTCATCAAAATTGAAGCCTCTGGCAACGTAACGCTGGAAACTATTCGTCCTATAGCAGAAACCGGGATTGACTACATTTCCAGCAGTGCCCCGGTGACGCGATCGACCTGGTTAGACCTGAGTATGAAAATCAGGTAG
- a CDS encoding C39 family peptidase, translated as MPTVLKILNPTTLKRKPIQSSLLPEEEKQPLELDKQLEVHSFVIERDHVRVAFARDSFKGFNTWYAFGGHVQIIKDDVVVFPKPKPRTVKLAIPYKSQLDNEENPTGSCNVTSLAMCLEFLGAKRRVNSGQFEDELYRYAINRGLSRHDPHDLAIIVEDYGCRDDFRTNATIEQAQDWLADGKPIVTHGYFTSFGHIVVLAGFDEKGFLVHDPYGEWTPRGYRTDLSGKYVNYSYNMIRNICIPDGSFWVHFISKK; from the coding sequence ATGCCAACTGTTCTCAAAATCCTCAATCCTACCACCCTCAAGAGAAAACCCATTCAATCATCTCTGTTGCCCGAAGAAGAGAAACAACCCCTTGAGCTAGACAAACAACTGGAGGTTCACTCTTTTGTCATTGAGCGCGATCATGTCAGGGTCGCCTTTGCCAGGGATTCTTTCAAAGGATTTAACACCTGGTATGCCTTTGGGGGGCACGTTCAGATTATTAAAGATGATGTTGTTGTATTTCCTAAACCCAAGCCCAGAACTGTAAAATTGGCAATCCCGTACAAATCCCAGCTAGATAATGAAGAGAACCCTACTGGTTCCTGTAATGTCACCTCCCTTGCCATGTGCCTGGAGTTCTTGGGTGCCAAACGCCGGGTAAATTCTGGTCAATTTGAGGATGAACTCTATCGGTATGCTATTAATCGGGGTCTAAGTCGCCATGATCCCCATGATCTGGCAATCATTGTGGAAGACTATGGCTGCCGGGATGACTTCCGGACCAATGCCACAATTGAGCAGGCACAGGATTGGTTGGCTGATGGCAAACCAATCGTAACTCACGGGTACTTTACCTCGTTTGGTCATATTGTGGTTCTCGCTGGTTTCGACGAGAAGGGGTTTTTGGTTCACGATCCCTATGGTGAATGGACTCCCAGAGGCTACCGCACCGATCTGAGTGGTAAGTATGTGAACTACTCTTACAACATGATTAGAAATATCTGCATTCCCGACGGCAGCTTTTGGGTCCACTTCATTTCCAAAAAATAG